The stretch of DNA CACGTTCCTATGTCACCAAGACAGCTTGCCCCTAAAAGGGCATCTATGATCGCGTGCGAAAGAACGTCCCCATCCGAGTGTCCAAGGCTCCCAACAGGCGAGTCTATTTCCACCCCTGCAAGGACCAGTTTTCTTCCTTCAACGAGTGGATGTCTGTCGTATCCAAAGCCGATGAACATGGGATCACTCCCCACGATAGTGCAGTTTCTCCCAGTAAACCTCTCTTCTTTCTACAACGTCTCTCACCTGTCTTTCCCTGGTGCTCAGATTTCCCGTTTTTCCCGTCTTGACCTCAACAAACACTATTCTTCTCAAGTTTCCTTCACTCAGACCATCGAAGACCACAAAATCCACTGGAGTTCCTATAAATCTTGCATCTTTTGGATTGTATCTGAATTCCGGAAAGAACGGCCCCAAATGCTCTGTGACCTGACCCATTATCACGCTCCTGCTCTTGTTGATGGCATCCTCTCTGATCCTTTTCTCCTCCTCCATTTTCCATTCTTGGAACTTCACCTCGTATTCCCTTTTTAAATTTGCTTCAAGGATCTTTCTCTGGAGTTCCCACTCGCTTTTCTTCCAGTCTTCAAACATTTTTATAGCCTTGCTTTCGATTTTCTCCTTAAGTTCCCGGATCTCGCGTGACATTTTCAGAAGATTCCTTGTCAGGATGAAAACAACGATGATGAGTATCACGACAATCAGGACCATCATGCGAATCCTCCTCTCTTCTACATGTTATTCTACATGTTAAAATTCCAGAGGGTGACAACAATGAAGGAAAGTCTCGCTGGTTTCATAAAAGAGAAAGTAAAGGAGTACGGTTACAGAGGAGCAGTCATCGGTGTGAGCGGTGGGGTGGACTCTGCCGTTGTTCTCTCGTTGTGCGTTCAGGCACTCGGAAAAGACAACGTTTTTGCACTCATCCTTCCCGAGAGAGACTCTTCGAAAGATTCGGTGAGAGATGCCATAGATCTCTGCAAAACACTCGGTGTCGAGTACAGAAAAAGATCGATCACGCCTATTTTGAGGAAAATAGGTGTCTACAGACTTTTTCCCCCGAGGCTCTTCTTTCCTGAATCTGTTGTGAAAAGATACGTAATGAACAAATGGAACTCCCTTTCAGAGGACCCGTACCTCGATGACCTGAAAAACTCTGGGCCAGAGGAATTCTTGAAAGGACTTACCTACTACAGGATAAAGCACAGAATCAGGATGTGCCTTCTCTACTTCGAGGCGGAAAAGAGAGGATACGCCGTTGTGGGAACAACAAACAGAACGGAGTATCTGACGGGGCTTTATGTGAAATGGGGAGACGAGGCAGTGGACATCGAACCAATAATGCACCTCTACAAAACACAGGTCTTCGAACTTGCAGAAGAGCTCGATATCCCTGAAAGGATCCTGAGAAAACCTCCCTCTCCAGATCTCATCCCCGGTGTCACAGACGAGATGGCGTTCGGCATGAGCTACATGGAGCTGGACCGCATTCTGATGAAGATTGAAAAAAAGGAAGAGCTCTCAGGTGAGGACCCAGAGAAAGTGGAGAGGGTAAAGAAAATTCTGGAACTTGCAAAAAAACATAGAAGAGATCTTCCTATTACTTGTTTCCAAGAATGATCTTTGCTGAATTTTCAAAGAGATCCCAGTACTTCTTCACAAGCCTCCAGTCGATTGTTCCTTTCTTTCTTCCATGGTAATCCGTTCCGACAAGGTCCACATAACCGTTTTTTGTGAAGAACTTATCATCTTCCAGTGACTCGATATTCATCTGAAAATAAACGTTCATGTCCTTCAATTTCTTCAACACTCGCTTGTTTTTTCTGAGCCACTCGTATCTTTCCACATGGGCAAGTATCACGTCGTATCCATCGAGCTGTATGTCGAAGATCTTGTCGTAAAGATACATGGGGTAGGTCAGAGTGTTGAGTTCGATCACTACAAATTTGTCGTTTATCGGAATGAATTCTTTGACATCTGGCGTCAAATACACTTCACTTCCTAAAAACAATTCCACACCAAACTTTTTGCTTTCCGTTGCAAGGATAGTAAAACGTTCTTTAATGGCCTTCAAATCACTTTTTATAGCTGGATGATTGATATGAGGAGTGAGGACAATGTATTCCATGCCATTTTCCTTGTATTCTTTCAAAACATCGAGTGACTCTTCGAGAGTTTCTACCCCATCATCCACCCCAAACAGAACATGAGTGTGAACATCAAGCATCCTCATTCCCCCCTACTTCCTTCTCCTCTTCCCCCTCTTTCTCACCTTTCTTCCTTCTTTTGTGTAGTAGTAATAGTAGTAATAATAGTAACTTGCAAACTTTACACCAGTGGCGTTTATCACCACTCCTAGGAGTTTAGATCCGGAGGTCTTTATGTTTTCGTAGGCAACTCTGAGGGAAGCTTTCTGAGTTATTCCTGCCCTTACAACAAGAACGATGCCATCTGTGTATTTA from Thermotoga sp. encodes:
- a CDS encoding CpsB/CapC family capsule biosynthesis tyrosine phosphatase, which gives rise to MRMLDVHTHVLFGVDDGVETLEESLDVLKEYKENGMEYIVLTPHINHPAIKSDLKAIKERFTILATESKKFGVELFLGSEVYLTPDVKEFIPINDKFVVIELNTLTYPMYLYDKIFDIQLDGYDVILAHVERYEWLRKNKRVLKKLKDMNVYFQMNIESLEDDKFFTKNGYVDLVGTDYHGRKKGTIDWRLVKKYWDLFENSAKIILGNK
- the nadE gene encoding NAD(+) synthase, with product MKESLAGFIKEKVKEYGYRGAVIGVSGGVDSAVVLSLCVQALGKDNVFALILPERDSSKDSVRDAIDLCKTLGVEYRKRSITPILRKIGVYRLFPPRLFFPESVVKRYVMNKWNSLSEDPYLDDLKNSGPEEFLKGLTYYRIKHRIRMCLLYFEAEKRGYAVVGTTNRTEYLTGLYVKWGDEAVDIEPIMHLYKTQVFELAEELDIPERILRKPPSPDLIPGVTDEMAFGMSYMELDRILMKIEKKEELSGEDPEKVERVKKILELAKKHRRDLPITCFQE
- a CDS encoding Holliday junction resolvase-like protein; translated protein: MVLIVVILIIVVFILTRNLLKMSREIRELKEKIESKAIKMFEDWKKSEWELQRKILEANLKREYEVKFQEWKMEEEKRIREDAINKSRSVIMGQVTEHLGPFFPEFRYNPKDARFIGTPVDFVVFDGLSEGNLRRIVFVEVKTGKTGNLSTRERQVRDVVERREVYWEKLHYRGE